One segment of Cetobacterium sp. NK01 DNA contains the following:
- a CDS encoding M50 family metallopeptidase, whose protein sequence is MDIIIALLLLGVIIFIHELGHFLAARFFKMPVSEFAIGMGPELYSYYNGRTLYSIRVIPIGGFVNIDGMEVGSKVENGFNSKSPFARFIVLFAGVFMNFMLALLVILGITFTSGKAIQNTNPVIGNVIKEAKASTVLKEKDIIKEIDGTKISTWSQIGETISKDSKEREKLNVVIEREGKELNLLVPLTKISDDKAPMMGIIPEYKFEKYGLIDGVKQSFKIFIGVFEDTLGGVKMLITGKVKAKDISGPVGIVKVVGDASRSGSSGILIWLLAILSINVGIFNLLPFPALDGGRIIFVILELVGIKVDKKLEERVHTIGMIMLFGLIIFATANDIFNIFKF, encoded by the coding sequence ATGGATATAATAATAGCGTTGTTATTACTAGGAGTAATAATTTTTATACACGAGTTAGGACATTTTCTAGCAGCTAGATTTTTTAAAATGCCTGTTTCAGAATTTGCAATTGGTATGGGACCGGAGTTATACTCTTACTACAATGGAAGAACTTTATATTCTATAAGAGTTATACCAATTGGAGGATTTGTAAATATTGATGGAATGGAAGTTGGAAGTAAAGTTGAAAATGGATTTAATAGTAAATCTCCTTTTGCAAGATTTATAGTTTTATTCGCAGGAGTTTTTATGAATTTCATGCTTGCTTTATTAGTAATTTTAGGAATAACTTTCACAAGTGGAAAAGCGATTCAAAATACCAATCCAGTAATTGGAAATGTGATTAAAGAAGCTAAAGCATCAACTGTTTTAAAAGAAAAAGATATTATAAAAGAGATTGATGGAACAAAAATATCTACATGGTCTCAAATAGGAGAAACAATATCAAAAGATTCTAAAGAGAGAGAAAAATTGAATGTAGTTATTGAAAGAGAAGGAAAAGAACTTAATCTTTTAGTACCTTTAACAAAAATAAGTGATGATAAGGCTCCAATGATGGGAATAATTCCAGAATATAAGTTTGAAAAATATGGACTAATAGACGGAGTTAAGCAATCATTTAAAATTTTTATAGGAGTTTTTGAAGATACATTAGGTGGAGTAAAAATGCTTATAACAGGAAAGGTAAAAGCTAAAGATATAAGTGGTCCTGTAGGTATTGTAAAAGTAGTTGGAGATGCAAGCAGAAGTGGAAGTTCAGGAATTTTAATTTGGTTATTAGCTATTTTATCAATAAATGTAGGAATATTTAATTTACTTCCTTTTCCAGCTTTAGATGGAGGAAGAATAATATTTGTAATTTTAGAGTTAGTTGGAATAAAAGTTGACAAGAAATTAGAAGAGAGAGTTCACACTATAGGAATGATAATGTTATTTGGTTTAATTATATTTGCAACAGCTAATGATATATTTAATATTTTTAAATTTTAA
- a CDS encoding dTMP kinase encodes MEKIKKGRLIVIEGTDSSGKETQTAILYERLCEKIKKIKKISFPNYNSPACEPVKMYLAGEFGKDAEKVNPYPASTMYAIDRYASYKTDWGNFYNEGGIIVTDRYTTSNMVHQASKINDKKEKEKYLDWLEDLEYDKMEIPRPDLVIFLNMPTETAQELMAQRKNKITGEDKKDIHEKNIEYLKKSHENACEISKKYSWSEIKCVEKNRLKTIEEISDEIFELVSKVL; translated from the coding sequence ATGGAGAAGATTAAAAAAGGGCGATTAATAGTAATAGAAGGAACAGATTCAAGCGGGAAAGAGACTCAAACGGCTATTTTGTATGAAAGACTATGTGAAAAAATCAAAAAAATCAAAAAAATATCTTTTCCTAATTATAATAGTCCAGCATGTGAACCAGTTAAGATGTATTTAGCAGGAGAATTTGGAAAAGATGCAGAAAAAGTAAATCCATATCCAGCATCGACAATGTATGCTATAGATAGATATGCCTCATATAAAACAGATTGGGGAAATTTTTATAATGAGGGCGGAATTATTGTAACAGACAGATATACAACTTCAAATATGGTACATCAAGCATCAAAAATAAATGATAAAAAAGAAAAAGAAAAATATCTAGATTGGTTAGAAGATTTAGAGTATGATAAAATGGAAATCCCAAGACCGGATTTAGTAATATTTTTAAATATGCCAACAGAAACTGCTCAAGAATTAATGGCGCAAAGAAAAAATAAAATAACTGGTGAAGATAAAAAAGATATCCATGAAAAAAATATTGAATATTTAAAAAAATCACATGAAAATGCCTGTGAAATATCTAAAAAGTACTCTTGGTCAGAAATAAAATGTGTTGAAAAAAATAGATTGAAAACAATAGAAGAGATTTCAGATGAAATATTTGAGCTTGTAAGTAAAGTTTTATAA
- the dxr gene encoding 1-deoxy-D-xylulose-5-phosphate reductoisomerase, whose translation MKKITILGSTGSIGTNALKVIGAKQEEFQVLGISGYSNFELLKEQIEKFDPKYICIGSKDKADILKNLYPEKVVYFGDDGLKTMGGLEEADIVLTAISGAIGIEATVEAIKKEKRVALANKETMVAAGEYINNLLKKYPKAEIIPVDSEHSALFQSIQGSNYKEIKTLIITASGGTFRGKTLEDLKEVTVEQALKHPNWSMGRKITIDSSTLINKGLEVIEAHMLFGIDYDNIEVLVHPQSIVHSMVEFVDNSIIAQIGVPDMKLPIQYAFTYPNREGSCELERLNLKKLKELSFDQINNNVFKGVELAFYAGKTGKTMPCVFNSANEVAVELFLKGKIKFLQIYEIIKKAMEQHSIEEADNLETIKKVDKETRKWVYDNYGED comes from the coding sequence ATGAAGAAGATAACTATTTTGGGATCTACTGGGAGTATTGGAACAAATGCGTTAAAGGTTATAGGTGCAAAACAAGAAGAGTTCCAAGTGTTAGGAATATCAGGTTATTCAAATTTTGAATTGTTAAAAGAACAAATTGAAAAATTTGATCCTAAATATATTTGTATAGGTAGTAAAGATAAGGCAGATATTTTAAAAAATTTATATCCAGAGAAGGTTGTTTATTTTGGTGATGATGGCTTAAAAACTATGGGAGGACTAGAGGAAGCCGATATTGTATTGACTGCAATTAGTGGAGCTATCGGGATTGAAGCAACAGTAGAAGCTATAAAAAAAGAAAAAAGAGTAGCACTAGCTAATAAAGAAACAATGGTAGCAGCAGGAGAATATATAAATAATCTTTTAAAAAAATATCCAAAAGCAGAAATTATACCAGTTGATAGTGAGCATTCAGCTTTATTTCAAAGTATACAAGGTAGCAATTATAAAGAGATAAAAACGCTAATTATAACAGCTAGTGGTGGAACATTTAGAGGAAAAACATTAGAAGATTTAAAAGAGGTGACTGTAGAGCAAGCATTAAAACATCCAAACTGGTCTATGGGAAGAAAGATAACTATAGATTCATCAACTTTGATTAATAAGGGGCTAGAAGTTATTGAAGCACATATGCTTTTTGGAATAGACTATGACAATATAGAAGTACTGGTTCATCCACAGAGTATAGTTCATTCGATGGTGGAGTTTGTAGATAACTCTATAATTGCTCAAATAGGAGTACCAGATATGAAACTTCCAATTCAGTATGCGTTTACATATCCTAATAGAGAAGGTAGTTGTGAATTAGAGAGATTAAATTTAAAAAAATTAAAAGAATTAAGTTTTGATCAAATTAATAACAATGTTTTTAAAGGGGTTGAGTTAGCATTTTATGCTGGTAAGACTGGAAAAACAATGCCATGTGTATTTAACTCTGCTAATGAAGTAGCTGTGGAGTTATTTTTAAAAGGGAAGATAAAATTTTTACAAATATATGAAATAATAAAGAAAGCTATGGAGCAGCACTCTATAGAAGAAGCAGATAATTTAGAGACAATAAAAAAAGTAGATAAAGAGACAAGAAAGTGGGTATATGATAATTATGGAGAAGATTAA
- a CDS encoding phosphatidate cytidylyltransferase has translation MLNRILVALIGIPLLMMVLLKGGFLLLLFVNFVILVGLFEFYKMAEIGGKKPDINLGYIAGLSIPNIVYFADVDNSTLIFMPITLLVIALIGKKVLQNKVENSSRDIGVTLLGVVYVSGLFTHLLLMNYLPNGGKWLLTIQILVWVCDSFAYFVGMGIGRKIFKKGFSSISPKKSIEGSIGGTVFTMVAIYLINKYFNIFGTEVNIFIVLLFGFLISIVAQIGDLGESMFKREFKIKDSGKLLGEHGGILDRFDSMLFVVPVVYYLLKFI, from the coding sequence ATGTTAAATAGAATATTAGTAGCTTTAATAGGAATTCCACTTTTAATGATGGTATTATTGAAGGGTGGATTTTTACTATTACTATTTGTAAACTTTGTTATTTTAGTAGGGCTTTTTGAGTTTTATAAAATGGCAGAAATTGGTGGAAAAAAACCTGATATAAATTTAGGATATATTGCAGGTTTATCAATACCAAATATAGTATACTTTGCAGATGTAGATAACTCTACTTTGATATTTATGCCAATTACATTGTTAGTGATAGCATTGATAGGAAAGAAGGTTTTACAAAATAAAGTAGAAAATTCAAGCAGAGATATTGGAGTAACACTGTTAGGTGTAGTTTATGTTTCAGGGTTATTTACGCACCTATTGCTAATGAATTATCTTCCAAACGGAGGGAAATGGTTATTAACAATTCAAATATTAGTTTGGGTTTGTGATTCTTTTGCATATTTTGTTGGAATGGGAATTGGAAGAAAAATATTCAAAAAAGGTTTTAGTTCTATAAGTCCTAAAAAATCCATAGAAGGATCTATTGGAGGAACAGTTTTTACAATGGTAGCCATCTATTTAATCAACAAATATTTTAATATTTTTGGAACTGAAGTAAATATATTTATAGTACTGTTGTTTGGATTTTTAATTAGTATTGTTGCGCAAATTGGTGACTTAGGTGAATCGATGTTTAAAAGAGAGTTTAAAATAAAGGATTCAGGAAAGTTATTAGGTGAACACGGTGGCATACTAGATCGTTTTGATAGTATGTTATTTGTAGTTCCAGTTGTATATTATTTATTAAAATTTATTTAG
- a CDS encoding isoprenyl transferase: MKLDIPNHIAIIMDGNGRWAKEKGMPRTYGHKAGADTLRKILTSCGELGVKYLTVYAFSTENWKRAKEEVDTLMFLFKTYLKNEKKLLMKNNVRFIVSGRKEGISKDLLNEIEKLENVTKGNTGITLNIAFNYGGRAELIDAIKEIIKNDEKEITEEIIEKYLYNQLPDPELLIRTSGEMRISNFLLWQIAYSEIYVTDTYWPDFNRDELMKAIESYQKRDRRFGGVK; encoded by the coding sequence ATGAAATTAGATATACCAAATCATATAGCGATAATTATGGATGGAAATGGTCGTTGGGCAAAAGAGAAAGGTATGCCTAGAACTTACGGACATAAAGCAGGAGCAGATACTTTGAGAAAAATATTAACCTCTTGTGGTGAATTAGGTGTTAAATACTTAACAGTTTATGCTTTTTCAACAGAGAATTGGAAAAGAGCAAAGGAAGAAGTAGACACTTTAATGTTTTTATTTAAAACTTATTTAAAAAATGAAAAAAAATTATTAATGAAAAATAATGTTAGATTTATAGTATCTGGAAGAAAAGAGGGTATTAGTAAGGATCTTTTAAATGAAATTGAAAAGCTTGAAAATGTAACAAAAGGAAATACTGGAATAACATTGAATATAGCTTTTAACTATGGAGGAAGGGCTGAGCTAATAGATGCTATAAAAGAGATTATAAAAAATGATGAAAAAGAGATAACAGAGGAGATTATAGAAAAATATCTATACAATCAGTTACCTGATCCAGAGTTACTAATAAGAACAAGTGGAGAAATGAGAATTTCTAATTTTTTATTGTGGCAGATAGCCTATTCTGAGATATATGTAACAGATACCTATTGGCCAGATTTTAATAGAGATGAATTAATGAAGGCTATAGAAAGTTATCAAAAAAGAGATAGGCGTTTTGGAGGAGTAAAATAG
- the nadD gene encoding nicotinate (nicotinamide) nucleotide adenylyltransferase: MKIGIYGGSFNPIHNGHIYMAKFIIDYLKLDKLLIIPVGIPSHREKLMVSGELRLEMCKLAFKLDPKIEVLDLEVKSNKLSFTYDTLLKIIKKYPNNEYFEIIGEDSGAYFHKWKKYQEILKLSKVVVLQREGYTTLLKDPNLLQVKNPFLNYSSTRVRESIMNGVSIDNMVPKVIAEFIKSHNLYQK, translated from the coding sequence ATGAAAATTGGGATATATGGTGGGAGCTTTAATCCTATACATAACGGACATATATATATGGCAAAATTTATTATAGATTATTTAAAATTAGACAAACTTCTTATTATACCTGTAGGTATTCCATCACATAGAGAAAAATTAATGGTAAGTGGGGAATTGAGGCTTGAGATGTGCAAACTTGCATTTAAATTAGATCCTAAAATAGAGGTTTTAGATTTAGAAGTTAAATCTAATAAACTTTCATTTACTTATGATACTCTTTTAAAAATTATAAAAAAATATCCTAATAATGAATATTTTGAAATTATTGGAGAAGATTCAGGAGCATATTTTCATAAATGGAAAAAATACCAAGAAATTTTAAAATTATCAAAAGTTGTTGTTCTACAGCGAGAAGGATATACTACACTTTTAAAAGATCCAAATCTTTTGCAAGTTAAAAATCCATTTTTAAATTACTCTTCAACAAGAGTTAGAGAATCAATAATGAATGGAGTATCTATAGATAACATGGTGCCAAAAGTGATAGCAGAGTTCATAAAAAGTCATAATTTATATCAAAAGTAA
- a CDS encoding PTS sugar transporter subunit IIA, which yields MLNYFNVKMINILDNKSVSKDEILKKLVFNMSENSNLIVDRDIFYKEVLQRENVGTTGIGMGVAIPHARTEVVKDIVVSVALLKNPIDFNSLDGEKVKIVILVGVPKGESKKYLELLSSLSRIFRDKKIRESILESTTTECLIEAIAEIG from the coding sequence GTGTTAAATTATTTTAATGTAAAAATGATTAACATTCTAGATAATAAATCTGTATCAAAAGATGAGATATTAAAAAAATTAGTGTTTAATATGAGTGAAAATAGTAATTTGATTGTAGATAGAGATATTTTTTATAAAGAGGTTTTGCAAAGAGAAAATGTAGGAACTACAGGAATTGGTATGGGCGTTGCGATACCTCATGCTAGAACTGAAGTAGTAAAGGATATAGTTGTATCAGTTGCACTTTTAAAAAATCCCATTGATTTTAATTCATTAGATGGTGAAAAAGTAAAAATAGTTATATTAGTAGGAGTACCTAAAGGTGAAAGCAAAAAATATTTAGAATTACTATCATCACTCTCTAGAATATTTAGAGATAAAAAGATAAGAGAGAGTATTTTAGAAAGTACAACAACAGAGTGCTTAATCGAAGCTATTGCGGAGATAGGATAA